From the Nodularia sp. NIES-3585 genome, one window contains:
- a CDS encoding single-stranded DNA-binding protein: MNSCVLMAEIIQEPQLRYTADNLAITEMLVQFPNSQRTEEQLVTLKVVGWGNMATEIQQNYHQGDRVILAGRLGMHTVERQEGFKEKRAELVVQQIQPLGSGFSQSPSVTEVPSPLPSPGVSSPSAFTQRDVPSYESPRPVATQTTNSFGVVPQVTNSEPIPQPQNFERTTYAPVKEQEPDPDDIPF, translated from the coding sequence ATGAATAGCTGCGTTTTAATGGCAGAAATCATTCAAGAACCACAATTACGCTATACAGCCGATAACTTAGCAATCACGGAAATGCTCGTGCAGTTTCCTAACTCTCAGCGCACAGAAGAACAGTTAGTTACCTTAAAAGTGGTCGGCTGGGGGAATATGGCTACAGAAATTCAGCAAAATTACCACCAAGGCGATCGCGTCATCTTAGCAGGACGCTTAGGAATGCATACTGTTGAACGTCAAGAAGGATTTAAAGAAAAACGTGCTGAATTGGTAGTGCAGCAAATTCAACCTTTAGGAAGTGGTTTTAGCCAATCACCATCAGTCACCGAAGTTCCCTCACCTCTACCATCTCCAGGAGTTTCTTCTCCATCTGCATTTACTCAGAGGGATGTTCCTAGTTATGAGTCACCACGTCCAGTCGCTACCCAGACTACAAATAGTTTTGGCGTTGTTCCCCAGGTGACCAACTCTGAACCCATACCCCAACCCCAAAATTTTGAGCGTACCACTTATGCCCCAGTCAAAGAGCAAGAACCAGACCCGGATGATATTCCCTTCTAA
- a CDS encoding ABC transporter ATP-binding protein — translation MAQVILENIYKSFPQRKGESVASQTFPSNRQKNDLTPETADIITVLRRINLTIADGEFMVLVGPSGCGKSTLLRLIAGLEAMTGGNITVGDRLINNLPPKERDIAMVFQNYALYPHMTVYDNIAFGLRRRELENRETQDSSFPDWAKNLLVGVTRKLPKGLRYISDKERQVDQQVRNVAQLLQMETLLNRLPKQLSGGQRQRVALGRAIARDPQVFLMDEPLSNLDAKLRAETRAQIVKLQRQLGTTTIYVTHDQTEAMTMGDRIAIMNQGQIQQVASPLELYNRPANRFVAEFIGSPPMNFIPVTFHAPLLITHNNFRLTLPETWETSLRKYDKQTIILGIRPEHLILSVPATKNLPVKVDLVENLGNDSFLAVRISEPESQITHTDNYLQVRIPPDRLVGVGEQLWLSLNPEKLHFFDPQSELAIFPRN, via the coding sequence GTGGCGCAAGTTATTTTAGAAAATATTTATAAAAGTTTTCCCCAGCGCAAAGGGGAAAGTGTAGCCTCTCAAACCTTTCCTAGTAATCGTCAGAAAAATGATCTAACTCCAGAAACAGCAGACATTATTACTGTCTTGCGGCGAATTAACCTGACCATCGCCGATGGTGAATTTATGGTGCTGGTGGGGCCTTCTGGTTGTGGTAAAAGCACTCTACTGCGGCTAATTGCTGGGTTAGAAGCAATGACTGGAGGCAATATTACTGTAGGCGATCGCCTAATCAATAACCTACCTCCCAAAGAAAGAGATATTGCCATGGTGTTTCAAAATTACGCCCTCTATCCTCACATGACGGTGTATGACAACATCGCCTTTGGATTGCGCCGGCGAGAATTAGAAAATCGCGAAACTCAGGACTCTTCATTTCCTGATTGGGCGAAAAATCTGCTAGTGGGAGTGACAAGAAAGTTACCTAAAGGACTGCGTTATATTTCTGACAAAGAAAGGCAAGTAGACCAGCAAGTGCGAAATGTGGCTCAATTATTGCAAATGGAAACCTTGCTGAATCGCTTACCCAAACAGCTATCTGGGGGACAAAGACAACGGGTAGCATTAGGAAGAGCGATCGCCCGTGACCCGCAAGTATTTTTAATGGATGAACCCCTTTCTAACTTAGATGCCAAACTGCGGGCGGAAACCCGCGCCCAAATTGTTAAATTGCAACGCCAACTAGGAACAACAACGATTTATGTGACCCACGACCAAACCGAAGCGATGACAATGGGCGATCGCATTGCGATTATGAATCAAGGACAGATTCAGCAAGTCGCCAGTCCCTTAGAACTTTACAACCGCCCGGCTAACCGCTTTGTCGCCGAATTTATTGGTTCACCACCAATGAATTTTATTCCTGTAACATTTCACGCCCCTTTATTAATTACCCATAATAATTTCCGCCTCACCCTTCCAGAAACTTGGGAAACATCTCTGCGAAAATACGATAAGCAAACCATTATTTTAGGCATTCGCCCAGAACACTTAATTTTGAGTGTACCTGCGACCAAGAATTTACCTGTAAAAGTAGACTTAGTAGAAAATCTGGGTAATGATTCTTTTCTGGCGGTGAGAATTTCAGAACCTGAATCTCAAATTACCCATACAGATAATTATCTCCAGGTAAGAATCCCACCAGATAGATTAGTGGGTGTTGGTGAGCAATTATGGTTATCATTAAATCCAGAAAAACTGCACTTTTTTGACCCTCAAAGCGAATTAGCGATATTTCCCAGAAATTAA
- a CDS encoding FAD-dependent oxidoreductase, translated as MTTDVTENPGHKIVDVTTTDCCIVGGGPGGAVLALLLARQGVSVILLEAHKDFDRDFRGDTIHPSVMEIMEELDLSDRLLQLPHAKMHSLRIRTPEDTVTLADFSHLKTRYPYITMMPQVKFLEFIIQEAEKYPNFHLIMGANVQELIAENNVIQGVRYRRGGWHEVRAVLTVGADGRHSRLRQLGGFESIQTSPPMDVLWFRLPHQPEDPEGGIGNLAQGRIVAMLDRGDQWQLAYVIPKGGYQQIRAAGLEEFKKSVVEVVPSLGERIEHLQDWSQVFFLSVEASYVKRWYRPGVLLIGDAAHIMSPVGGVGINYAIQDAVVAANILSQPLKNQHIELSDLAKVQRQRELPTRIIQGFQTLIQKRVLAPVLKSQQTFQPPVWLRLPILRDIPGRLIGLGIFPVHVQT; from the coding sequence ATGACTACCGATGTAACTGAAAATCCCGGACATAAAATTGTAGACGTAACAACTACAGATTGTTGTATTGTCGGTGGTGGCCCAGGCGGGGCTGTTTTGGCTCTCCTATTGGCTCGTCAAGGCGTTTCTGTCATCCTCTTAGAAGCGCATAAAGATTTTGACCGCGACTTTCGGGGGGACACAATTCACCCCTCAGTCATGGAAATTATGGAGGAATTGGACTTAAGCGATCGCTTGCTGCAACTACCCCATGCCAAAATGCACAGTCTCAGAATTCGCACTCCTGAAGATACTGTCACCTTAGCGGATTTTAGCCACCTAAAAACCCGTTACCCCTACATTACGATGATGCCGCAGGTTAAATTCCTCGAGTTCATCATCCAAGAAGCCGAAAAATATCCGAATTTTCACTTAATAATGGGTGCGAATGTGCAGGAATTAATTGCGGAAAATAATGTAATTCAAGGTGTCCGCTATCGGCGAGGTGGCTGGCATGAAGTCCGGGCAGTACTGACAGTAGGTGCAGATGGTCGCCACTCACGCTTAAGACAACTGGGTGGTTTTGAGTCAATTCAAACATCGCCGCCAATGGATGTCCTTTGGTTCCGTTTACCCCATCAGCCAGAAGACCCAGAGGGAGGCATAGGAAACCTGGCTCAAGGTCGGATTGTGGCTATGCTGGATCGTGGTGATCAATGGCAACTTGCCTATGTGATTCCTAAAGGCGGTTATCAACAGATTCGGGCTGCTGGTTTGGAAGAATTTAAAAAATCTGTGGTCGAGGTTGTACCAAGTTTAGGCGAGCGTATAGAACATTTACAAGATTGGTCACAGGTCTTCTTTCTCTCAGTTGAAGCCAGTTACGTCAAACGCTGGTATCGTCCAGGAGTTTTACTTATAGGTGACGCGGCTCATATTATGTCCCCAGTGGGGGGAGTGGGCATTAACTATGCCATTCAAGATGCTGTCGTAGCTGCTAATATTCTCAGTCAACCTCTGAAAAACCAACACATAGAACTGAGTGATTTAGCCAAAGTCCAACGCCAACGGGAATTACCCACGCGCATTATTCAAGGATTTCAGACCTTAATTCAGAAACGAGTTTTAGCCCCCGTTCTCAAATCTCAGCAGACCTTTCAACCCCCGGTTTGGTTGCGCTTGCCCATTTTACGGGACATTCCAGGGCGGTTGATTGGCTTGGGGATTTTTCCAGTTCATGTTCAAACTTAA